The sequence ACGATATTCCTACATATTTTGATGATTTTGTAATTAGAGGATACAAATAGTGAGGCCTATCAAAAAATACCGAAATAGCATTAATGCTAAAAATAAATAGGGAAAGGGAGGATAAAAATGATTAAAAAAATTATTATATTAGTTAGTTTGATTATTTTATTAGCATCTTATGTTTTTTCAAATATTTCAGATGAAATTGAAGGATTAACTGTTGAAGCTTGGTTTAATTTTAAAGAATTCAGTATTCCTTATGAAGGTTTTTCAATTCTGAAAGCTGATGAAGATTATTCTGATTTCGCAGTTTTTATAAAAAATAATGAATATTATATTTTTAAAGATGGAAAAGAATATAGAACATATTTCCAAATAGAAAAAGAGGGTTGGCATTTATTGAGTTTGGTTTTCGAAACTAATGGTAATATTACTGTCTATTATGATAATAGTATAGATGGAAAAGTGATTAGATGTAAAAAGTATGATTTTTCAGAGATAAAAATATCACCTGAAAACCTTTTTAAATCAACAATTAACAATAGTTTTATTTTCATTCATGAAATAGTTATGTGGGATATAGAAATTCCAATATTATATTCGCAAAAATCATTTGTAGAAGTTATATCAAAAAAACCGGAAATAGTATTAGAATATCCAAAAAATAATCAGAAATTTGATAAAAATATAATAAAAATAAAAGGTAAAGTTAAAGACTATTATAGAAATACAATAGATATGTATCTAAATGGGTTACACAGGGTAATACCTTTAAAAAACGGAAAATTCAATTATGAATTCATTTTAAAGGATGGGAAAAATACAATAAAAATACGTGCAAAAACATTCCAAGCAGAAAGTGAAAAAGAGATAAATATATACTACGAACCACCAGTTTCAGAAGAAATATGGATTGAATTAACTTGGGATAAATCAAAGGCAGATATAGATTTACATGTTATAGAACCTGATAATAACGAAATTTATTATAAT is a genomic window of Marinitoga sp. 1197 containing:
- a CDS encoding YfaP family protein gives rise to the protein MIKKIIILVSLIILLASYVFSNISDEIEGLTVEAWFNFKEFSIPYEGFSILKADEDYSDFAVFIKNNEYYIFKDGKEYRTYFQIEKEGWHLLSLVFETNGNITVYYDNSIDGKVIRCKKYDFSEIKISPENLFKSTINNSFIFIHEIVMWDIEIPILYSQKSFVEVISKKPEIVLEYPKNNQKFDKNIIKIKGKVKDYYRNTIDMYLNGLHRVIPLKNGKFNYEFILKDGKNTIKIRAKTFQAESEKEINIYYEPPVSEEIWIELTWDKSKADIDLHVIEPDNNEIYYNNKQGIGILDRDDTDGYGPEHYTLLTNKKKKGIYKPFVVYYNDNGQREPIKCKLVILKRGKKIYEKEFYLKKRKEKFAPNIKIEIR